The following are encoded in a window of Falco biarmicus isolate bFalBia1 chromosome 8, bFalBia1.pri, whole genome shotgun sequence genomic DNA:
- the ADRA1B gene encoding alpha-1B adrenergic receptor translates to MIFKMNTYLGDKSNSSIPGYLKVPPLNNGNLSANSSNETASNLDSPALDISRAIIVGLILGAFILFAIIGNILVILSVACNKHLRIPTNYFIINLAIADLLLSFTVLPFSATLEILGYWVLGRIFCDIWAAVDVLCCTASILSLCAISIDRYIGVRYSLQYPTLVTRRRAILALLGVWVLSMVISIGPLLGWKEPAPKDDKECRITEEPFYALFSSLGSFYIPLIVILVMYCRVYIVAKRTTKNLEAGVMKEMSNSKELTLRIHYRNIHEDTLNSTKSKSHNPRNSLAFKLFKFSREKKAAKTLGIVVGMFILCWLPFFIVLPLGSLFSALKPPETIFKVIFWLGYFNSCLNPIIYPCSSKEFKRAFIQILKCQCHRRKQLGWWAYSYRNWNRCSFEHPRKDSLEDSGSFLSGSQRTLSSASPSPGYLSKITHPHMEMCTFQEWKNSSSFLSPLQEGSRQKDPCQFFTFNLLTERNGHVPAGSQVSSNRDHEDLCDTLNGKTDCRANMTLE, encoded by the exons ATGATTTTTAAGATGAATACCTACCTTGGTGATAAATCCAATTCATCGATACCTGGATACTTGAAAGTGCCTCCACTAAATAATGGCAATCTTTCTGCAAACAGCTCCAACGAGACAGCAAGCAATCTGGATTCACCTGCCTTGGATATAAGTAGGGCGATAATTGTGGGGCTTATTCTAGGTGCCTTTATACTCTTTGCTATTATAGGTAACATCTTGGTAATTCTCTCTGTTGCTTGCAATAAACATTTAAGAATCCCTACAAACTATTTCATAATTAACCTCGCAATAGCAGATTTGTTGCTGAGTTTCACTGTCCTTCCATTCTCTGCTACACTGGAAATCCTTGGTTATTGGGTTTTGGGGAGGATATTTTGTGATATCTGGGCAGCAGTTGATGTGCTATGCTGTACAGCTTCTATTTTAAGTCTGTGTGCAATTtctatagatagatatataggAGTACGTTATTCTCTCCAGTATCCAACTTTGGTAACAAGAAGAAGGGCAATTTTAGCTCTCCTAGGTGTCTGGGTCCTTTCCATGGTGATTTCTATTGGGCCTCTTTTGGGCTGGAAAGAACCAGCACCCAAGGACGACAAAGAGTGCCGTATCACTGAAGAACCATTCtatgctttgttttcttccttgggCTCGTTTTACATTCCTTTAATTGTCATCCTCGTGATGTACTGTCGGGTCTACATAGTGGCAAAAAGGACTACTAAAAACCTGGAAGCTGGGGTTATGAAAGAAATGTCTAACTCCAAGGAGCTGACTTTACGGATTCATTACAGGAACATTCATGAGGATACATTAAACAGCACGAAATCCAAGAGTCACAATCCCAGGAATTCCTTAgctttcaaactttttaaattCTCTAGAGAAAAGAAGGCAGCCAAGACATTGGGAATTGTGGTTGGCATGTTCATCTTGTGCTGGCTACCTTTCTTCATTGTTCTGCCACTAG GATCTCTGTTTTCGGCTCTGAAGCCCCCTGAAACGATCTTCAAGGTGATTTTTTGGCTTGGCTACTTTAACAGCTGCTTGAATCCAATCATCTATCCTTGCTCAAGCAAAGAATTCAAGAGGGCTTTCATACAGATCCTAAAATGCCAGTGCCACCGTCGAAAGCAGCTAGGGTGGTGGGCCTATAGCTACAGAAACTGGAATCGGTGCTCCTTTGAACACCCTAGGAAAGACTCTCTGGAAGACAGCGGGAGTTTCCTTAGTGGCAGTCAGAGGACATTATcttcagcatctcccagccctGGCTACCTGAGCAAAATCACTCACCCACATATGGAGATGTGCACATTCCAGGAATGGAAAAACTCCAGCTCTTTCCTGAGCCCCTTACAGGAAGGCAGCAGACAAAAGGACCCATGCCAGTTCTTTACCTTCAATCTCTTAACAGAGCGCAATGGACATGTTCCTGCTGGCAGCCAAGTTTCCAGTAATAGAGACCATGAGGACCTCTGTGACACACTGAATGGCAAAACCGACTGTAGAGCAAACATGACGCTGGAATGA